The Corallococcus soli genome has a window encoding:
- a CDS encoding arginine repressor gives MNLDEAILQLISRQEITDQAVLQELLEAAGHAPSQSTLSRRLKKLSVQKVNGRYQRTEAPPVVAAIAPRVAIIEAPPNMLVLKTAPGYAQIFGVALDREEVAGLAGTVAGDDTIFIAVRDPSLLQAVRTAVEQLILRGP, from the coding sequence ATGAACCTGGACGAGGCCATCCTTCAGCTCATCTCCCGGCAGGAGATCACCGATCAGGCCGTGCTCCAGGAGCTGCTGGAGGCGGCGGGGCACGCGCCCAGCCAGTCCACGCTGTCGCGGCGGCTCAAGAAGTTGAGCGTGCAGAAGGTGAACGGTCGCTATCAGCGCACGGAGGCGCCGCCGGTGGTCGCGGCCATCGCGCCGCGCGTGGCCATCATCGAGGCGCCGCCCAACATGCTGGTGCTGAAGACGGCGCCCGGCTACGCGCAGATCTTCGGGGTGGCGTTGGACCGTGAGGAGGTGGCGGGCCTGGCGGGCACGGTGGCGGGCGACGACACCATCTTCATCGCGGTGAGGGATCCGTCGCTGCTCCAGGCGGTGCGCACGGCGGTGGAGCAGCTCATCCTGCGAGGCCCGTGA
- a CDS encoding N-acetylornithine carbamoyltransferase, with amino-acid sequence MKHVTRIQDLGPEGVEAVLSQAAAWKQKDPGALFPGKILGMVFFNPSLRTRTSFEAVMLRAGGHAIVLDVGSGVWKLEDRPGAVMNTDRAEHIKEASPVLSRFVDMLGIRTFSQGGGDEEDEADPVINAFRKWATVPVVSMESAREHPCQGLADALTLRETFGTTKKLPVTLTWAPHIKPLPKAVPNSFLLSAAAAGCEVRVAHPPGFDLHPAVRAEAEAYAKATGGSITYTHDQDEALVGSRAVYAKSWGPTAATANSPADVAALLASYSGWMPTRRHMAKASKDAAFLHCLPVRRNVEVADDVLDHASSRVVDEAGNRYHVQRALLAWMRGG; translated from the coding sequence ATGAAGCATGTCACCCGCATCCAGGACCTGGGGCCGGAAGGCGTCGAGGCGGTCCTCTCGCAGGCGGCCGCGTGGAAGCAGAAGGACCCCGGGGCGCTGTTTCCCGGGAAGATCCTGGGCATGGTGTTCTTCAATCCGTCGCTGCGCACGCGCACCTCGTTCGAGGCGGTGATGCTGCGCGCGGGTGGGCACGCCATCGTGCTCGACGTGGGCTCTGGCGTGTGGAAGCTGGAGGACCGCCCGGGCGCGGTGATGAACACGGACCGGGCGGAGCACATCAAGGAAGCCTCGCCGGTGCTGTCGCGCTTCGTGGACATGCTGGGCATCCGCACCTTCTCCCAGGGGGGCGGCGACGAGGAGGACGAGGCGGACCCCGTCATCAACGCCTTTCGCAAGTGGGCCACCGTGCCGGTGGTGAGCATGGAGTCCGCGCGCGAGCACCCGTGCCAGGGCCTGGCGGACGCGCTGACGCTGCGTGAGACGTTCGGCACGACGAAGAAGCTCCCGGTGACGCTCACCTGGGCGCCGCACATCAAGCCGCTGCCCAAGGCGGTGCCCAACTCGTTCCTGCTGTCCGCGGCGGCGGCGGGCTGCGAGGTGCGCGTGGCGCATCCTCCGGGCTTCGACCTGCACCCCGCCGTGCGCGCGGAGGCGGAGGCGTACGCGAAGGCCACCGGCGGCAGCATCACCTACACGCACGACCAGGACGAGGCGCTGGTCGGCAGCCGCGCGGTGTACGCGAAGTCCTGGGGTCCCACCGCGGCGACGGCGAACTCGCCCGCGGACGTGGCGGCGCTGCTCGCGTCGTACTCCGGGTGGATGCCCACGCGGCGGCACATGGCGAAGGCCTCCAAGGACGCCGCGTTCCTGCACTGCCTGCCGGTGCGGCGCAACGTGGAGGTCGCGGACGACGTGCTGGATCACGCGAGCAGCCGCGTCGTGGACGAGGCGGGCAACCGCTACCACGTGCAGCGCGCCCTGCTGGCCTGGATGCGCGGCGGCTGA
- a CDS encoding DUF1611 domain-containing protein: MKIQVDKVGSVTRNLQVGRTVHLADEVKCEEGAVIAVRIHGEKTVYNQLEDVNGRLVTLHAGDIVVGALGHRNALHGYEGVVPTSVTVGDRLHILNMGGVIGKCTSHNPGVGAPFEAEVLGQVLTFPEFQSRAGVHAHVSAGALKGTSKAVTCPVVYVVGTCMNAGKTYAASVVVRKLSQAGYRVGGAKLTGVSLMRDTLAMQDSGADVVMDFTDAGIVCTGARTASRVARIVFSEMAAQDVDVIVAETGDGIMGEYGVQAILADPELKALGGAFILCANDPVGAAGGVRHLREVYGIEMDMVAGPATDNAVGVRFVEQVVGLPARNARADPNALGNLIVEKLAPKLGAGRKS, translated from the coding sequence ATGAAGATCCAGGTCGACAAGGTGGGCAGTGTCACTCGCAACCTCCAGGTGGGCCGCACGGTGCACCTCGCGGACGAGGTGAAGTGCGAGGAGGGCGCGGTCATCGCGGTCCGCATCCACGGGGAGAAGACCGTCTACAACCAGCTGGAGGACGTGAACGGCCGGCTCGTCACGCTGCACGCGGGCGACATCGTCGTGGGCGCGCTGGGCCACCGCAACGCCCTGCACGGCTACGAGGGCGTGGTGCCCACGTCCGTCACGGTGGGCGACCGGCTCCACATCCTCAACATGGGCGGCGTCATCGGGAAGTGCACGTCGCACAACCCCGGCGTGGGCGCGCCCTTCGAGGCGGAGGTGCTGGGCCAGGTGTTGACGTTCCCGGAGTTCCAGTCCCGCGCGGGTGTGCACGCGCACGTCTCCGCGGGCGCGCTCAAGGGCACGTCCAAGGCGGTGACGTGCCCGGTGGTCTACGTGGTGGGCACCTGCATGAACGCGGGCAAGACGTACGCGGCCAGCGTCGTGGTGCGCAAGCTGTCCCAGGCGGGCTACCGCGTGGGCGGCGCGAAGCTCACCGGCGTGTCGCTGATGCGCGACACCCTGGCCATGCAGGACAGCGGCGCGGACGTGGTGATGGACTTCACCGACGCGGGCATCGTCTGCACCGGGGCGCGCACGGCGTCCAGGGTGGCGCGCATCGTGTTCTCGGAGATGGCGGCCCAGGACGTGGACGTCATCGTCGCGGAGACGGGCGACGGCATCATGGGCGAATACGGCGTGCAGGCCATCCTGGCGGACCCGGAGCTCAAGGCCCTGGGCGGCGCGTTCATCCTCTGCGCCAATGACCCTGTTGGCGCGGCGGGCGGCGTGCGGCACCTGCGTGAGGTGTACGGCATCGAGATGGACATGGTCGCCGGGCCCGCGACGGACAACGCGGTGGGCGTGCGCTTCGTGGAGCAGGTGGTGGGCCTGCCGGCCCGCAACGCGCGCGCGGATCCAAACGCCCTGGGAAACCTCATCGTGGAGAAGCTCGCGCCGAAGCTGGGCGCGGGGAGGAAGTCATGA
- the argG gene encoding argininosuccinate synthase — MSKKSVVLAFSGGLDTAFCTVYLREQGWDVTTVTVDTGGFPPEQLERIQALALKLGAVAHHTVDARDTLFQGYLRFLIAGNVLRGQVYPLSVSAERACQAVEAVRMAEKLGVQAVAHGSTGAGNDQVRFDVAFRTLAPQLQLITPIRDLALSRKQELDYLAERGVHLPAKLGAYSINEGMWGTSVGGSETLDSWSTLPEAAFPGGVIPSDLKPLPVVVSYEKGVPVALDGQALSAVALVEKLNALGRTYGIGRGVHLGDTILGIKGRVGFEAPAAHLLIASHRELEKLVLSGKQLFWKETLGNLYGSLLHEGHFFDPVVKDLEAFLASSQERVTGEVKLVLTPRIHVVEGVRSPHSLMDAKVATYGEANVLWTGTEAAGFAKLYGVAQMLSQKAK; from the coding sequence ATGAGCAAGAAGTCCGTGGTGCTGGCGTTCTCCGGTGGACTCGATACCGCGTTCTGCACGGTGTATCTGCGCGAGCAGGGCTGGGACGTCACCACCGTCACCGTGGACACGGGCGGCTTTCCGCCCGAGCAGTTGGAGCGCATCCAGGCCCTGGCGCTGAAGCTGGGCGCGGTGGCGCACCACACGGTGGACGCGCGCGACACCCTCTTCCAGGGCTACCTGCGCTTCCTCATCGCCGGCAACGTGCTGCGCGGCCAGGTCTACCCGCTGAGCGTCTCCGCCGAGCGCGCCTGCCAGGCCGTGGAGGCCGTGCGCATGGCGGAGAAGCTGGGCGTGCAGGCCGTGGCCCACGGCAGCACCGGCGCGGGCAATGATCAGGTGCGCTTCGACGTGGCCTTCCGCACGCTCGCGCCCCAGCTCCAGCTCATCACCCCCATCCGCGACCTGGCGCTGTCCCGGAAGCAGGAGCTGGACTACCTGGCGGAGCGGGGCGTGCACCTGCCCGCGAAGCTGGGCGCGTATTCCATCAACGAGGGCATGTGGGGCACGTCCGTGGGCGGCAGCGAGACGCTGGACTCGTGGAGCACCCTGCCCGAGGCGGCCTTCCCCGGTGGCGTCATCCCCTCCGACCTGAAGCCGCTGCCCGTGGTGGTGTCGTACGAGAAGGGCGTGCCGGTGGCGCTGGACGGCCAGGCGCTGTCGGCCGTGGCGCTGGTGGAGAAGCTGAACGCGCTGGGGCGCACGTACGGCATCGGCCGGGGCGTGCACCTGGGCGACACCATCCTGGGCATCAAGGGCCGCGTGGGCTTCGAGGCGCCCGCGGCGCACCTGCTCATCGCGTCGCACCGCGAGCTGGAGAAGCTGGTGCTGTCGGGCAAGCAGCTCTTCTGGAAGGAGACGCTGGGCAACCTGTACGGGTCGCTGCTCCACGAGGGGCACTTCTTCGACCCGGTGGTGAAGGACCTGGAGGCGTTCCTCGCCTCCTCGCAGGAGCGCGTGACGGGCGAGGTGAAGCTGGTGCTCACCCCGCGCATCCACGTCGTGGAAGGCGTGCGTTCGCCGCACTCGCTGATGGACGCGAAGGTGGCGACGTACGGAGAGGCCAACGTGTTGTGGACGGGGACGGAAGCGGCGGGGTTCGCCAAACTCTACGGTGTCGCGCAGATGCTCTCGCAGAAAGCCAAGTGA
- a CDS encoding NADPH-dependent F420 reductase, with protein MKIGIIGAGFIGGTLARHWVKLGHEVVIANSRGPETLRDLAAETGAKAVTLTDAVKGVEVVVVSIPEKAIRDLPKDLFANVPKEVVVIDTGNYYPARDGDIAEINGGMLESEWVAKQLGRPVIKAFNNIYFKSLLEKAAPRGTPGRISLSVAGEPPEARAKVLQLVDELGFDPVDAGGLADSWRQQPGTPCYCHDFDAARMKQALAEADRARIPKYREAADESVKQFFASQQKG; from the coding sequence ATGAAGATTGGAATCATTGGCGCCGGCTTCATTGGTGGAACCCTCGCCCGGCACTGGGTCAAGCTGGGGCATGAGGTGGTGATTGCGAACTCGCGCGGGCCGGAGACGCTGCGGGACTTAGCGGCGGAGACGGGCGCGAAGGCCGTCACCCTCACCGACGCGGTGAAGGGCGTGGAGGTCGTCGTCGTGTCGATCCCCGAGAAGGCGATCCGCGACCTGCCGAAGGACCTCTTCGCGAACGTGCCGAAGGAGGTCGTCGTCATCGACACGGGCAACTACTACCCCGCCCGGGATGGCGACATCGCGGAGATCAACGGCGGCATGCTGGAGAGCGAGTGGGTCGCGAAGCAGCTCGGCCGGCCGGTCATCAAGGCCTTCAACAACATCTACTTCAAGAGCCTCCTGGAGAAGGCCGCGCCCCGGGGCACGCCGGGCCGCATCTCCCTGTCCGTCGCGGGCGAGCCCCCGGAGGCGCGGGCGAAGGTGCTCCAGCTCGTGGACGAGCTCGGCTTCGACCCCGTCGACGCCGGTGGCCTCGCGGACTCCTGGCGCCAGCAGCCGGGCACCCCGTGCTACTGCCATGACTTCGATGCGGCGCGCATGAAGCAGGCGCTCGCGGAAGCCGACCGCGCCCGCATCCCGAAGTACCGCGAAGCCGCCGATGAGTCGGTGAAGCAGTTCTTCGCATCGCAGCAGAAGGGCTGA
- the argC gene encoding N-acetyl-gamma-glutamyl-phosphate reductase, with product MTTPAHIYILGASGFGGGELLRLLSGHPGVAGIRVVSRHHAGSPIHKVHPHLRGLVDGRFEAEPDWRWLSDSARPVVFSALGHGELASQFAGLEKQWADAGLTDRMLLVDLSSDFRLDHPGRYAGAYGRPHPAPELLGTFTYGLTEWKRDAVKTAKRIANPGCFATAVQLALLPIAATPGLGLLAVSGVTGSSGSGSLPGEGTHHPTRAHDFRAYKPLEHQHEAEVEVMLVAHGASRHRLAFVPHSAPMVRGIFATVQFEWPEHGGAVVTQSLTEKYRRYYEGSKFVRIVEGTPRVAAVTGSNFCDISVATKGRSVAVMAALDNLVKGMAGQALQNFNVALGFDEDTGLRQAACYP from the coding sequence ATGACGACGCCTGCGCACATCTACATCCTGGGGGCCTCCGGTTTCGGCGGGGGCGAGCTGTTGCGACTCTTGTCCGGCCACCCCGGCGTGGCCGGCATCCGCGTGGTGTCCCGGCACCATGCCGGGTCGCCCATCCACAAGGTGCACCCGCACCTGCGGGGGCTGGTGGACGGCCGCTTCGAGGCGGAGCCGGACTGGCGCTGGCTTTCGGACTCGGCGCGCCCGGTGGTCTTCAGCGCGCTGGGCCACGGGGAGCTGGCGTCGCAGTTCGCCGGGCTGGAGAAGCAGTGGGCGGACGCCGGCCTCACGGACCGGATGCTGCTGGTGGACCTGTCGTCCGACTTCCGCCTGGACCACCCGGGGCGCTACGCGGGCGCCTACGGCCGGCCGCACCCCGCGCCGGAGCTGCTGGGCACGTTCACCTACGGCCTCACCGAGTGGAAGCGGGACGCCGTGAAGACGGCGAAGCGCATCGCCAACCCGGGCTGCTTCGCCACGGCGGTGCAGCTGGCGCTCCTGCCCATCGCGGCCACGCCGGGGCTGGGGCTGCTGGCCGTGTCGGGCGTGACGGGCTCGTCCGGCTCCGGCTCGCTGCCCGGTGAGGGCACGCACCACCCGACGCGCGCGCACGACTTCCGCGCGTACAAGCCGCTGGAGCACCAGCACGAGGCGGAGGTGGAGGTGATGCTGGTGGCGCACGGGGCGTCCCGGCACCGGCTGGCCTTCGTGCCGCACTCGGCGCCCATGGTGCGCGGCATCTTCGCCACCGTGCAGTTCGAGTGGCCGGAGCACGGCGGCGCGGTGGTGACGCAGTCGCTGACGGAGAAGTACCGCCGCTACTACGAGGGCTCGAAGTTCGTGCGCATCGTGGAGGGCACGCCGCGCGTCGCGGCCGTCACCGGCAGCAACTTCTGCGACATCTCCGTGGCCACCAAGGGCCGCTCCGTGGCGGTGATGGCCGCGCTGGACAACCTGGTGAAGGGCATGGCCGGGCAGGCGCTGCAGAACTTCAACGTCGCGCTCGGCTTCGACGAGGACACCGGCCTGCGTCAGGCGGCCTGCTACCCGTAG
- a CDS encoding M20/M25/M40 family metallo-hydrolase, with product MNPTELLTALVATPSVSGDEARIADLVAGQAESWGARVHRQGHNVWFSVGSGPKRLLVNSHLDTVKPCAGWTTEPHEAVWKDDTLYGLGANDAKGCVTAMLLTAKALLEEGAPEGVEHVFALTAEEETGGKGLGPLLPTLGPLDAAIVGEPTSLKPCTAQRGMLLLRCIAHGRSGHVAHAGGLDNAILKAARDIQAVSALRFPAHPLLGEARAQVTQVSGGLARNQVPDRCEFFVDLRTTPGMDHAKVAQDVGAALESEVVVHSARYLPKGTQDTHPLVRAAVAAAGQGTVGSSTTSDWAFLGDVPAVKVGPGDTLRSHQANEYLTRAELEAGLAFYRRLLHGYAEEVARG from the coding sequence TTGAACCCCACCGAGCTGCTCACCGCGCTGGTCGCGACGCCCAGCGTCTCCGGTGACGAGGCCCGCATCGCGGACCTCGTGGCCGGCCAGGCCGAGTCCTGGGGTGCCCGCGTGCACCGCCAGGGCCACAACGTCTGGTTCAGCGTGGGCAGCGGCCCGAAGCGCCTGCTCGTCAACTCGCACCTGGACACGGTGAAGCCGTGCGCCGGGTGGACCACCGAGCCCCATGAGGCCGTGTGGAAGGACGACACCCTCTACGGCCTGGGCGCCAACGACGCTAAGGGCTGCGTCACCGCCATGCTCCTCACCGCGAAGGCGCTCCTGGAAGAAGGCGCGCCGGAGGGTGTGGAGCACGTCTTCGCGCTCACCGCCGAGGAGGAGACGGGCGGCAAGGGCCTGGGGCCCCTGCTCCCCACGCTGGGGCCGCTGGACGCCGCCATCGTGGGCGAGCCCACGTCGCTCAAGCCCTGCACGGCGCAGCGGGGCATGCTGCTGCTGCGCTGCATCGCGCACGGGAGGTCCGGCCACGTCGCGCACGCGGGTGGACTGGACAACGCCATCCTCAAGGCGGCCCGGGACATCCAGGCCGTGTCCGCGCTCCGCTTCCCCGCGCACCCGCTGCTGGGTGAGGCGCGGGCGCAGGTGACGCAGGTGTCGGGGGGCCTGGCGCGCAACCAGGTGCCGGACCGGTGCGAGTTCTTCGTGGACCTGCGCACCACGCCGGGCATGGACCACGCGAAGGTGGCCCAGGACGTGGGCGCGGCGCTGGAGAGCGAGGTGGTGGTGCACTCGGCGCGCTACCTGCCCAAGGGCACGCAGGACACGCACCCCCTGGTGCGCGCGGCGGTGGCGGCGGCGGGACAGGGCACGGTGGGCTCCAGCACCACGTCCGACTGGGCGTTCCTGGGCGACGTGCCGGCGGTGAAGGTGGGCCCGGGCGACACGCTGCGCAGCCACCAGGCGAACGAGTACCTCACGCGCGCGGAGCTGGAGGCGGGGCTCGCGTTCTATCGACGACTGCTGCACGGCTATGCCGAGGAGGTGGCGCGTGGCTGA
- the argB gene encoding acetylglutamate kinase, with translation MPLSPDPYAALRNAAKYVKQFRSKTFVVKLGGAVLSDPRTRKTACEQIALLWAFSIRPVVVHGGGPELDALCDALHLPIEKAAGRRITSAPVLDAAKMVLAGKLHTDLLADLQAAGVPAVGLSGVDAGLIKARRRPPVMVTEPGETQGRMVDYGLVGDIESVDTRVVEHLRSADYVPVIAPLSGGQDGAVYNTNADTVAAAIAAALHAEKLFFLVEVPGLLKDVSDPSSVISLATLSDLASLEAEGRLTGGMRPKAHAMRHALVGGVGSVHLVSGKQSDALLEEVFTNEGSGTMVVREHPVKHGEARG, from the coding sequence GTGCCCTTGTCTCCCGACCCGTACGCCGCACTCCGCAACGCGGCGAAGTACGTGAAGCAGTTCCGCAGCAAGACGTTCGTGGTGAAGCTGGGCGGCGCCGTGCTGAGCGACCCGCGCACGCGCAAGACGGCGTGCGAACAGATCGCCCTGCTGTGGGCCTTCTCCATCCGCCCCGTGGTGGTGCACGGCGGCGGCCCGGAGCTGGACGCGCTCTGCGACGCGCTGCACCTGCCCATCGAGAAGGCGGCCGGCCGCCGCATCACCTCCGCGCCGGTGCTGGACGCGGCGAAGATGGTGCTCGCGGGCAAGCTGCACACGGACCTGCTGGCGGACCTCCAGGCCGCGGGCGTGCCCGCCGTGGGCCTGTCCGGCGTGGACGCGGGCCTCATCAAGGCGCGCCGCCGCCCGCCCGTCATGGTCACCGAGCCCGGTGAGACGCAGGGGCGCATGGTGGACTACGGCCTCGTGGGCGACATCGAGTCGGTGGACACGCGCGTCGTGGAGCACCTGCGCTCCGCGGACTACGTGCCCGTCATCGCCCCGCTGTCCGGAGGCCAGGACGGCGCCGTCTACAACACCAACGCGGACACCGTGGCGGCGGCCATCGCGGCGGCGCTGCATGCCGAAAAGCTCTTCTTCCTGGTGGAGGTGCCGGGACTCCTGAAGGACGTCTCCGACCCGTCGTCCGTCATCTCGCTCGCCACGCTGTCGGACCTGGCCTCCCTGGAGGCCGAAGGCCGGCTCACGGGCGGCATGCGGCCCAAGGCGCACGCCATGCGTCACGCGCTCGTGGGCGGCGTGGGCAGCGTGCACCTGGTCAGCGGCAAGCAGTCCGACGCGCTCCTGGAGGAGGTCTTCACCAACGAGGGCAGCGGGACCATGGTCGTGCGCGAGCACCCGGTGAAGCACGGTGAGGCCAGGGGTTGA
- the argH gene encoding argininosuccinate lyase, protein MAETLWGKGQPLDAAIHAFTVGDDPVVDLSLVPHDALGSAAHARMLAHVGLLAPEAATSLVGALKALHAEARAGRFVIRPEQEDGHTALEAALVERTGEAGKRIHLARSRNDQVLLALRLYLREELLALGARTAELAGTFLDFAEGHADLPLPGYTHLRRAMPSTFGLWGMAFAEGLLEELEALKGVWGRIDRCPLGAAAGFGVPLPIDREYVARLLGFSRVQRSPIDAQDSRGRHEAALLTWACSVAGTLEKWLWDVQLYSMDEFGFLALPDAFTTGSSIMPQKKNPDVVELARGRCRELRGLAHQVEAVAGGLPSSYHRDFQLLKRPTFQALASTKALLEVLARLVPALKVNADKARAACDDSLYAAHHAYALVAQGLPFRDAYREVGRQLNDGTFQPDRGALTATHLGGAGNLGLATAREELADAREWLTRTHAQQTQAAERVWAA, encoded by the coding sequence GTGGCTGAGACATTGTGGGGCAAGGGCCAGCCGCTGGACGCGGCCATCCACGCCTTCACCGTGGGCGACGACCCCGTGGTGGACCTGTCGCTCGTGCCGCACGACGCGCTGGGCAGCGCCGCGCACGCGCGCATGCTCGCGCACGTGGGCCTGCTCGCGCCGGAGGCCGCCACGTCGCTCGTCGGCGCGCTGAAGGCGCTGCACGCCGAGGCGCGCGCGGGCCGCTTCGTCATCCGCCCGGAGCAGGAGGACGGCCACACCGCGCTGGAGGCCGCGCTCGTGGAGCGCACGGGTGAAGCCGGCAAGCGCATCCACTTGGCGCGCTCGCGCAACGATCAGGTGCTGCTCGCCCTGCGCCTGTACCTGCGCGAGGAGTTGCTCGCCCTGGGCGCGCGCACGGCGGAGCTGGCCGGGACGTTCCTCGACTTCGCGGAAGGCCACGCGGACCTGCCCCTGCCCGGCTACACGCACCTGCGCCGCGCGATGCCGTCCACCTTCGGGCTGTGGGGCATGGCGTTCGCCGAAGGGCTGCTGGAGGAGCTGGAGGCGCTCAAGGGCGTGTGGGGCCGGATTGATCGCTGTCCGCTGGGCGCGGCGGCGGGCTTCGGCGTGCCGCTCCCCATCGACCGTGAATATGTCGCGCGGCTCCTCGGTTTCAGTCGGGTTCAACGCAGCCCCATCGACGCGCAGGACAGTCGGGGGCGGCATGAGGCGGCGCTGCTCACCTGGGCGTGCTCGGTGGCGGGCACTCTGGAGAAGTGGCTGTGGGACGTGCAGCTCTACAGCATGGACGAGTTCGGCTTCCTGGCCCTGCCGGATGCCTTCACCACGGGCTCGTCCATCATGCCCCAGAAGAAGAACCCGGACGTCGTGGAGCTGGCGCGAGGCCGCTGCCGCGAGCTCCGGGGCCTGGCGCACCAGGTGGAGGCGGTGGCGGGTGGGCTTCCGTCCAGCTACCACCGTGACTTCCAGTTGCTGAAGCGCCCCACCTTCCAGGCGCTGGCCAGCACGAAGGCGCTCCTGGAGGTGCTGGCGCGGCTGGTGCCCGCGCTGAAGGTGAACGCGGACAAGGCCCGCGCGGCGTGCGACGACTCGCTCTACGCCGCGCACCATGCCTACGCCCTGGTGGCGCAGGGCCTGCCCTTCCGCGACGCGTACCGGGAGGTGGGCCGCCAGCTGAACGACGGCACCTTCCAGCCGGACCGCGGCGCGCTGACGGCCACCCACCTGGGTGGCGCCGGCAACCTGGGCCTCGCCACCGCGCGCGAGGAACTGGCGGACGCGCGCGAGTGGCTCACGCGCACCCACGCGCAGCAGACCCAGGCCGCCGAGCGCGTCTGGGCCGCCTGA
- a CDS encoding 2'-5' RNA ligase family protein: MSPSTEAPLLITAEADPESFARLDGLRRRYFPPERNLIPAHVSLFHHLPPREHMSVEAALKAAAGRAAPTLHFGRLRRLGRGMAVDVEAPGLGAVHRELSRAFARWLTPQDRQPFRPHVTLMNKATPEEATAAFAELSAGWASFDGHAPALLLWRYLGGPWERVRRVPFTGLAG, encoded by the coding sequence ATGTCCCCGTCCACCGAAGCCCCGCTGCTCATCACCGCCGAAGCGGATCCGGAGAGCTTCGCGCGGCTGGACGGGCTGCGCCGCCGGTACTTCCCGCCCGAGCGCAATCTCATCCCCGCGCACGTCTCCCTCTTCCACCACCTGCCGCCCCGCGAACACATGAGCGTGGAGGCCGCGCTCAAAGCCGCCGCCGGACGCGCCGCCCCCACGCTCCACTTCGGAAGGCTGCGCCGGCTGGGCCGGGGCATGGCGGTGGACGTGGAAGCGCCAGGCCTGGGCGCCGTCCACCGGGAGCTGTCACGCGCCTTCGCGCGGTGGCTCACGCCGCAGGACCGACAGCCTTTCCGACCCCACGTCACGCTGATGAACAAGGCCACGCCGGAGGAGGCCACGGCCGCCTTCGCGGAGCTGTCCGCGGGCTGGGCCTCCTTCGACGGACATGCGCCCGCGCTGCTGCTGTGGCGCTACCTGGGCGGCCCGTGGGAGCGGGTGCGCCGCGTGCCCTTCACGGGCCTCGCAGGATGA